In a genomic window of Temperatibacter marinus:
- the leuC gene encoding 3-isopropylmalate dehydratase large subunit, with protein sequence MAQTLYDKIWSAHLVDEEKDGSCLLYIDRHIIHEVTSAQAFEGLKQAGLSVWRKGSILATPDHQVPTTGRGLGLEGIEDTIAREQVITLDQNCRTNDIRHFSLNDHRQGIVHVVGPEQGATLPGMTVVCGDSHTSTHGAFAALAQGIGTTEVEHVLATQTLSQKKAKTMLVQVDGALKPGVTAKDLALYIIGQIGLAGGTGYAIEYSGSAIRSLSMEGRMTLCNMSIEAGARTGMVAFDQITEAYLKDKPFSPKGALWSKAVSHWKTLKSDSDSQFDKAYFIDACDIEPHVTWGTKPEQVLPISGLIPDPENETDSVKRADYTRALTYMGLKKNRSLMHTPIDRVFIGSCTNGRIEDIRAVAHFVKNRRIAPSIKEALVVPGSGLVKALAESEGLDVILKEAGFQWRFAGCSMCNAMNPDHLLPEERCASTSNRNFEGRQGPKGRTHLMSPVMAAAAAITGKITDSRLLEERE encoded by the coding sequence ATGGCACAAACCCTTTATGATAAAATTTGGTCGGCTCATTTGGTGGATGAAGAAAAAGACGGTAGCTGCCTGCTCTATATCGATCGTCACATCATTCATGAAGTCACTTCAGCACAAGCCTTTGAAGGACTGAAGCAAGCTGGACTATCTGTTTGGCGTAAAGGCTCAATTCTTGCCACGCCTGACCATCAAGTCCCCACCACTGGGCGCGGCTTAGGACTTGAGGGGATTGAAGATACGATCGCGCGTGAACAAGTCATCACTCTTGATCAAAATTGCCGAACCAATGATATCCGTCACTTCTCTCTTAATGACCATCGCCAAGGAATTGTCCATGTTGTTGGACCAGAGCAAGGGGCGACTTTACCTGGCATGACAGTTGTTTGCGGCGACAGTCATACATCCACCCATGGGGCTTTTGCAGCCCTCGCCCAAGGCATTGGCACAACTGAAGTCGAACATGTTTTGGCCACACAAACACTGTCCCAGAAAAAAGCGAAAACGATGCTGGTTCAGGTTGACGGCGCACTCAAACCAGGCGTCACTGCCAAAGACCTAGCCCTCTATATTATTGGCCAAATTGGTCTTGCCGGCGGAACTGGATATGCCATTGAATATTCTGGCTCTGCAATCAGAAGCCTCTCGATGGAAGGGCGCATGACCCTTTGCAATATGTCTATAGAAGCTGGGGCGCGCACTGGAATGGTTGCTTTTGATCAAATCACAGAAGCCTATCTAAAAGATAAACCCTTTAGTCCAAAAGGGGCGCTCTGGTCAAAAGCTGTTAGCCACTGGAAAACATTAAAATCTGATTCTGACTCTCAATTTGATAAAGCCTATTTTATAGATGCCTGTGATATTGAACCGCATGTGACTTGGGGGACGAAGCCAGAGCAAGTTTTACCAATTTCAGGTTTAATACCGGATCCGGAGAATGAAACAGACTCAGTTAAGCGAGCAGATTATACCAGAGCTTTAACGTATATGGGGCTCAAGAAAAACAGGTCTCTGATGCATACACCAATTGATCGTGTCTTCATCGGAAGCTGCACCAATGGTCGGATCGAAGATATTCGTGCTGTCGCTCATTTTGTAAAAAATAGACGCATTGCACCGTCCATTAAAGAAGCCCTTGTTGTTCCAGGGTCTGGGCTTGTGAAAGCCCTAGCTGAGTCAGAGGGCCTCGATGTCATTCTTAAAGAAGCCGGTTTTCAGTGGCGCTTTGCAGGCTGCTCAATGTGCAATGCTATGAATCCTGATCATCTATTACCTGAAGAACGCTGTGCCAGCACCAGCAACCGAAATTTTGAAGGTCGGCAAGGGCCTAAAGGCCGTACGCACCTTATGAGCCCCGTTATGGCCGCAGCAGCAGCGATTACAGGCAAAATTACAGACAGTCGACTGCTTGAGGAGAGAGAGTAA
- the leuD gene encoding 3-isopropylmalate dehydratase small subunit, which yields MDPFIKHKGTVAFIDRANVDTDAIMPKQYLKSIKKFGYGDWLFDDWRYLDPGDINRPIETRRINEDFELNKPEYKGASILVAQENFGCGSSREHAVWGLRDYGIRCVIAPSFADIFMQNCFNNGLLALEIAQETVDTLIRAKAPVQMDINLEQQTLTLDEKKVIQFTIEESRKYKLLNGLDTISMTLQKADKIKTFEKYHAEKEPWVFIDL from the coding sequence ATGGACCCTTTCATCAAGCATAAAGGCACTGTGGCTTTTATCGATAGAGCCAATGTGGATACAGATGCCATCATGCCAAAACAATATCTGAAATCCATTAAGAAATTTGGCTACGGTGATTGGTTGTTTGATGACTGGCGATACTTAGATCCCGGCGATATCAATCGTCCCATTGAGACACGCCGAATAAATGAAGACTTCGAATTAAATAAGCCGGAATACAAAGGGGCATCCATTCTGGTTGCTCAAGAAAATTTCGGATGTGGTTCAAGCCGTGAGCACGCTGTTTGGGGATTGAGAGACTATGGTATACGCTGTGTCATAGCACCATCTTTCGCTGATATCTTCATGCAAAATTGCTTTAATAATGGCCTGCTGGCACTTGAGATAGCTCAAGAGACAGTCGACACCCTCATTCGCGCAAAAGCACCTGTTCAAATGGACATCAATTTAGAGCAACAAACACTCACTCTAGATGAAAAAAAAGTGATCCAATTCACCATCGAAGAGAGTAGAAAATATAAGTTACTAAACGGATTGGATACCATATCAATGACGTTACAAAAGGCTGATAAAATCAAAACCTTCGAAAAATATCATGCTGAAAAAGAGCCATGGGTTTTTATAGATTTGTAA
- a CDS encoding isocitrate lyase/PEP mutase family protein produces the protein MPHRKQFTAMIESPGIIQAPGVYDGLSAHLVQEAGFSAAFLSGACLAFSRFGRPDMGLVTATEVADAVAAIRERVSIPLIVDMDTGFGNAVNVGRTVKTFERAGATALQMEDQVLPKRCGHMAGKAVVSTEEMVGKIKAALDARQNDDTKIIARTDALGVLGFEEALKKGHAYKDAGADLLFIEAPKTVTQMREIGKAFGSDIPLVHNLVEGGGSPLEELDDIAALSYKVALYPAALLHGFVPVAERLLAHLKQQGQTVEMRETMVDLKYMNDLLGAPDLIKDAEKYGP, from the coding sequence ATGCCCCATAGAAAACAGTTTACTGCCATGATAGAGTCTCCAGGGATTATTCAAGCCCCGGGTGTCTATGATGGTCTGAGTGCACACCTTGTCCAAGAAGCAGGATTCAGCGCTGCCTTTTTATCAGGGGCATGCTTGGCTTTTTCACGCTTTGGACGTCCTGATATGGGATTGGTTACAGCGACGGAAGTGGCAGATGCTGTTGCGGCAATTCGAGAAAGGGTTTCCATACCGTTGATCGTGGACATGGATACTGGTTTTGGGAATGCTGTTAATGTAGGCCGAACAGTAAAAACATTCGAACGGGCGGGCGCCACGGCTTTGCAAATGGAAGATCAAGTTTTACCCAAGCGATGCGGCCATATGGCTGGGAAAGCAGTGGTCAGCACAGAAGAAATGGTTGGAAAGATCAAAGCAGCGCTGGATGCGCGCCAAAATGATGACACTAAAATTATTGCACGAACGGATGCACTTGGCGTTCTGGGGTTTGAAGAAGCGCTCAAAAAGGGGCATGCTTATAAAGATGCAGGGGCTGATTTACTGTTTATTGAAGCGCCGAAAACTGTGACTCAGATGAGAGAGATAGGTAAGGCATTTGGCAGCGATATTCCTCTTGTCCATAATTTAGTCGAAGGGGGCGGGTCTCCGCTTGAAGAGTTAGACGACATTGCCGCATTATCCTATAAAGTTGCACTTTATCCTGCCGCCTTATTACATGGCTTTGTTCCCGTCGCAGAAAGACTTCTCGCTCATCTGAAGCAGCAGGGTCAAACTGTGGAAATGCGAGAAACAATGGTCGATCTAAAGTATATGAATGATTTATTAGGGGCTCCAGACTTAATAAAAGATGCCGAAAAATATGGGCCTTAA
- a CDS encoding aldehyde dehydrogenase family protein yields the protein MTQLPKLVNFIAGGQSVPEIDRQSDLCNANTGEPIQAQLSCSTDQVEEALAAAHKAYEKGEWERTPATERADILEAIADELSQPDYRDTIAFSDSITTGAILRTTRKMATIAPMVFKMAASYIREGGLDKTAEGPLGPVEYFRRPWGVALLISPWNGPTAIGSHKIASALAAGAPCIMKPSEWAPHSAIMMAKAIDKVGLPEGTFQLTCGNRIIGGQMVQDSRIGSVSFTGGLTGGRAIARACADDFKPTQLELGGNNPLVAFEDADIEKTALGVVFGLTNLNAQWCRALGRLIVHKSIKNKLVDRVLELLAEIKLGDSLSEESDMGPMVHKGQYDGILNAIDDLKAKGGKALSMTNRPANQGYFIAPTLIDGCRPEDTIEEIFGPVAVIHSFETREEALKLANGTPYGLAGYVYSANEEQAFAFAREMRTGGVKINGYSLLSIGKDTPRSAWGLSGLGEEGHGQSIEFFAGARVVGVSPQDPLGGR from the coding sequence ATGACACAGTTACCTAAGCTTGTAAATTTTATCGCTGGTGGGCAGTCTGTCCCTGAGATTGACCGCCAGAGCGACTTGTGTAATGCCAATACAGGCGAGCCAATTCAAGCTCAACTCTCTTGTTCTACTGATCAAGTAGAAGAGGCTTTAGCTGCTGCGCATAAAGCTTATGAAAAGGGCGAATGGGAACGCACGCCTGCTACAGAGAGAGCAGACATATTAGAGGCGATTGCAGATGAATTGTCTCAGCCCGACTACAGAGATACAATTGCCTTTAGCGACAGTATTACCACAGGAGCAATATTAAGAACCACAAGAAAAATGGCGACAATTGCGCCGATGGTTTTCAAAATGGCAGCCTCCTATATTCGAGAAGGTGGATTGGACAAAACTGCTGAAGGACCGCTCGGCCCAGTAGAATATTTTCGCCGTCCATGGGGTGTGGCTTTACTCATTTCACCTTGGAATGGACCGACAGCCATTGGAAGTCATAAAATTGCGAGCGCCCTTGCTGCAGGAGCACCCTGTATAATGAAACCCTCAGAATGGGCGCCGCATTCAGCAATTATGATGGCAAAGGCAATTGACAAAGTTGGCCTCCCAGAGGGGACATTCCAGTTAACCTGTGGCAACCGTATTATTGGAGGGCAAATGGTTCAAGACAGCCGTATCGGGTCTGTTTCTTTTACTGGGGGACTCACTGGAGGTCGAGCGATTGCACGAGCTTGTGCAGATGATTTTAAACCAACACAGCTAGAGCTTGGAGGTAATAATCCTCTTGTCGCTTTTGAAGATGCTGATATTGAGAAAACTGCCCTTGGGGTTGTCTTTGGCCTGACAAATCTGAACGCCCAGTGGTGTCGGGCTCTTGGTCGATTAATTGTCCATAAATCAATCAAGAATAAGCTCGTTGACCGAGTTTTAGAACTTCTTGCAGAGATAAAGTTAGGCGATAGTTTAAGTGAGGAATCGGATATGGGGCCGATGGTTCATAAGGGTCAATATGATGGTATTTTGAATGCCATTGATGATCTGAAGGCAAAGGGTGGCAAGGCACTTTCCATGACCAATCGGCCGGCAAACCAAGGATATTTCATTGCCCCCACACTCATTGATGGCTGTCGTCCAGAAGATACAATCGAAGAAATATTCGGCCCTGTTGCAGTGATCCATAGTTTCGAAACGCGGGAAGAGGCTTTAAAGCTTGCCAATGGGACGCCTTATGGTTTGGCCGGGTATGTCTACAGCGCCAATGAGGAGCAAGCTTTTGCTTTTGCTCGTGAGATGCGGACAGGTGGCGTTAAAATTAACGGCTATAGCCTGTTAAGCATCGGGAAAGATACACCTCGGTCGGCATGGGGCCTTTCCGGCTTGGGAGAAGAAGGCCACGGCCAATCCATTGAATTTTTCGCGGGTGCGCGTGTCGTAGGCGTGTCTCCCCAAGATCCGCTCGGGGGCCGTTAG
- a CDS encoding maleate cis-trans isomerase family protein encodes MDNYQIAKRAQIGVLIPSTNTGVEYDLQKFILDGVSWHPSRFWIELKNWQEEQDKTGEGIDNVFERFLDMMRDEIPISIRNVLSAKINHLMLGMSAETFWGGLEGNIKFEQEIQDQVGDIGVTTAAAATRDALNCFKAKNISVITPYPPVGDVNVRRFFSDIGFNVIHVKGMARPSATAIAETSISEVLSAVQEVDGDNVDAIVQCGTNLSTIDLFPTLEHTLSKPMLPINVATIWGALRAVGVKDKITGKGRLLEEF; translated from the coding sequence ATGGACAATTATCAAATCGCAAAACGGGCACAGATCGGGGTTTTAATCCCTTCTACCAATACAGGGGTAGAATATGACTTGCAAAAGTTCATTTTAGACGGTGTTTCATGGCACCCTTCTCGGTTCTGGATTGAACTTAAAAACTGGCAAGAAGAACAAGATAAAACAGGAGAAGGGATCGACAATGTCTTCGAACGTTTTCTCGATATGATGCGGGATGAAATTCCTATTTCTATTAGAAATGTCCTCTCTGCAAAAATTAATCATTTGATGCTGGGCATGTCTGCAGAAACATTTTGGGGTGGGCTAGAAGGCAATATAAAATTTGAGCAGGAAATTCAGGATCAGGTGGGTGACATAGGCGTGACCACGGCCGCAGCGGCCACACGGGATGCTTTAAATTGCTTTAAGGCAAAAAACATCTCGGTGATTACCCCTTATCCCCCTGTAGGGGATGTGAATGTGCGTCGTTTCTTTAGTGATATCGGCTTCAATGTTATTCATGTGAAAGGTATGGCACGTCCAAGTGCCACGGCGATCGCAGAAACGTCCATTTCAGAAGTCCTGAGCGCTGTCCAAGAAGTAGACGGCGATAACGTGGACGCGATTGTTCAATGCGGTACAAATTTATCAACTATAGATCTATTCCCCACATTAGAACATACCCTAAGCAAGCCTATGTTGCCGATCAATGTTGCAACAATTTGGGGCGCTCTAAGAGCCGTGGGCGTTAAAGATAAAATCACAGGCAAAGGCCGTCTTTTAGAAGAATTTTAA
- a CDS encoding DUF2141 domain-containing protein: MKNLIIITLLAFGMTPVLADEKTTELTIVFTNISKKVKGDGYLSLYNDKKTWLKEEKALKSLRIPHDSIKNGTVTVTLSLPQGEYAFSSWFDKDGDGKMDKNFIGIPKEPAGMANNQRPSFGPPKYKKSVFTLGEDPVTQTIKVK, encoded by the coding sequence ATGAAAAATCTAATCATAATCACACTTCTCGCATTTGGCATGACGCCAGTACTAGCGGATGAGAAGACAACAGAGCTCACCATTGTCTTTACAAACATCTCTAAGAAAGTGAAGGGGGATGGCTACCTCTCACTTTACAATGACAAAAAAACATGGCTGAAAGAAGAAAAGGCCCTTAAATCTCTTCGAATTCCCCATGACTCAATCAAAAATGGGACAGTTACAGTCACCCTCTCATTACCCCAGGGTGAGTATGCCTTTTCTAGTTGGTTTGACAAAGATGGTGACGGCAAAATGGATAAAAATTTCATTGGAATTCCAAAAGAGCCTGCTGGAATGGCCAATAACCAAAGACCAAGTTTTGGCCCCCCAAAATACAAAAAATCTGTCTTCACCTTAGGGGAAGATCCGGTTACACAAACGATTAAAGTGAAATGA
- a CDS encoding MFS transporter, whose product MRIIFFVILVDLIGFGIMIPLLPNFADELSGSTGLATLVVGLYAAGMLFSTTVMGRLSDFYGRRPVLLLSMAGATLGYVALSFSTTITMVAAARLFSGLMAGNISTAQAYITDITTPENRAKGMGMIGAAFGLGFIIGPTIGSLMSGDDFKAISLATAGLTSAALSGLAFLTILFKLPESLSKEQRDALRHEKRISQFKALGQVMTRPVILAMLVSILIYNTAAGMAETILPIWTKKIGVIQSPDELFHYLLPAGLMLAIVQGGLVGPIQKRIGEYKMVFTGLSLFAVALVAMGYFGSQGSKLGTIVSLCFQSCGAGLFMPALQSLVSQRAGDTERGMVMGLYSSFGMLGRTIGTIGTGFVMSNIYIHAPYYGGALLAIFLILMISFLNNRMANKPAA is encoded by the coding sequence ATGCGTATCATATTTTTTGTCATCTTAGTCGATTTGATTGGGTTTGGAATCATGATTCCTCTCCTCCCAAATTTTGCTGATGAATTAAGTGGTAGCACAGGTTTAGCAACGTTGGTGGTTGGATTATATGCTGCAGGCATGTTGTTTAGCACGACCGTGATGGGCAGACTGAGTGACTTCTATGGGCGTCGTCCTGTTCTCTTACTGAGCATGGCCGGAGCTACGCTTGGGTATGTAGCTCTCTCCTTCTCAACTACAATTACCATGGTTGCAGCGGCACGTTTATTCAGTGGATTAATGGCTGGTAATATTTCAACAGCACAAGCCTATATAACTGACATTACAACGCCTGAAAACCGCGCCAAAGGTATGGGGATGATCGGGGCCGCTTTTGGATTAGGGTTCATTATCGGCCCCACGATTGGCTCTCTCATGTCAGGAGATGATTTCAAAGCGATAAGTCTGGCGACAGCAGGGCTAACATCGGCAGCACTCTCAGGGCTAGCTTTCTTAACGATCCTCTTTAAACTGCCCGAAAGTTTATCCAAAGAACAGCGGGACGCTCTGCGTCATGAGAAGAGAATTAGTCAATTTAAAGCTCTGGGCCAAGTGATGACACGCCCTGTCATTTTGGCAATGCTGGTCTCAATTCTTATATATAATACTGCGGCAGGTATGGCTGAAACCATCCTACCTATCTGGACAAAAAAGATCGGGGTCATTCAATCGCCCGATGAATTATTTCACTATCTTTTGCCTGCTGGGTTGATGCTCGCAATTGTGCAAGGGGGACTTGTTGGTCCCATACAAAAACGGATCGGTGAATATAAAATGGTTTTCACCGGCTTAAGTCTTTTTGCAGTGGCGCTTGTTGCTATGGGCTATTTCGGATCGCAGGGTTCAAAATTAGGGACGATTGTCTCTCTTTGTTTCCAATCATGTGGCGCAGGGTTATTTATGCCTGCTCTCCAAAGTCTCGTTTCCCAAAGAGCCGGGGATACCGAACGCGGCATGGTGATGGGACTCTATAGTTCATTTGGCATGTTGGGCCGTACTATAGGAACCATTGGAACAGGTTTTGTCATGAGTAACATTTATATTCACGCGCCCTATTATGGCGGTGCACTTTTAGCGATATTTCTCATTCTCATGATTAGTTTTTTAAATAATAGGATGGCAAATAAGCCAGCAGCTTAG